The following is a genomic window from Chthoniobacterales bacterium.
CGAGCGGAAAAAATGACGGCTTCCCAGCTCCGTGAGCGCGCGCCGCAGTTCGGGCTGGAAAATGACCACGAGGGCCAGCGCGAGGAATACGGAGAGGCTGCGCAGCAGCCACCCTATGACATGCAAGTCGAGCAGCTGCGATGCGAGGGTGAGGCTGATGAAGATGAGCGCGAGCCCGACCAGGATTTTCGCGCCCGGCGTCCCCCGGAAATACAGGTAGCCGTAGTATATGAGGACCGCGAGCAGGCACACCTCGACCGCATGGGTCCAGTGTGTCCGCACGAACTCGAGGGCAGCCTCCATGTCGGCTCAGTGTGCCGCCTCCGCAAGGGCAGGGCGAGCGCGGATTGCCGCCACCCCCGCGGGTTTTTGCCACTGGATTTGGGCGTCGCGCGGGCGTAATTTCCACCCATGTCCCAGCAGCAGCAGGTAATTCCCGTGGAACTCAAAGCCGTCGTTCCCACGGCCAACGGCGCGGCGCTTTTCCTCGGCACCGCCGACAAAATCTTCGTCATCTACGTCGATGCGACGGTCGGCCACGCGATCAACATGTTCCTCGCCGGGACGGAAAAGGAACGCCCGCTCACGCACGACCTCATGGCCCATGTGCTGGCCGCCTTCGGCGCCAAGGTCGAGCGTGCCGTGATCAACGACGTGAAGAACAGCACGTTCTACGCGCGGTTGATCGTTTCGGCGGAGAACGAGTTGCACCAAAAGAAAATCATCGAGTTGGATGCGCGCCCGAGCGATTGCATAGCCATGGCCATCCAGCAAAAGGCGCCGA
Proteins encoded in this region:
- a CDS encoding bifunctional nuclease family protein — protein: MSQQQQVIPVELKAVVPTANGAALFLGTADKIFVIYVDATVGHAINMFLAGTEKERPLTHDLMAHVLAAFGAKVERAVINDVKNSTFYARLIVSAENELHQKKIIELDARPSDCIAMAIQQKAPILVSRVVLDEVDDASDALKQLENTKEQGGEPPADEEISG